One segment of Bacteroides caecimuris DNA contains the following:
- the rplQ gene encoding 50S ribosomal protein L17, with amino-acid sequence MRHNKKFNHLGRTASHRSAMLSNMACSLIKHKRITTTVAKAKALKKFVEPLITKSKEDTTNSRRVVFSNLQDKIAVTELFKEISVKIADRPGGYTRIIKTGNRLGDNAEMCFIELVDYNENMLKEKVAKKATRTRRSKKTAEAAPAVVEAPATEEPKAESAE; translated from the coding sequence ATGAGACATAATAAAAAATTCAATCATTTAGGTCGTACTGCTTCTCATAGAAGCGCTATGTTATCTAACATGGCTTGCTCTTTGATCAAGCACAAAAGAATCACTACGACTGTTGCAAAGGCGAAAGCTTTGAAGAAGTTTGTTGAGCCTTTGATCACTAAGTCTAAAGAAGATACTACGAACTCTCGTCGTGTTGTATTTAGCAACTTGCAAGATAAGATTGCAGTAACAGAGTTGTTCAAAGAAATCTCTGTTAAGATTGCTGATCGTCCGGGTGGTTATACTCGTATCATCAAGACTGGTAACCGTTTGGGTGACAATGCAGAAATGTGCTTCATTGAGTTGGTTGACTACAATGAAAATATGCTTAAGGAAAAAGTTGCTAAGAAAGCTACTCGTACTCGTCGTTCGAAGAAGACTGCTGAAGCTGCTCCTGCTGTTGTTGAAGCTCCTGCAACTGAAGAACCGAAAGCTGAATCAGCTGAATAA
- a CDS encoding DNA-directed RNA polymerase subunit alpha: protein MAILAFQKPDKVLMLEADSRFGKFEFRPLEPGFGITVGNALRRILLSSLEGFAITTIRIDGVEHEFSSVPGVKEDVTNIILNLKQVRFKQVVEEFESEKVSITVENSSEFKAGDIGKYLTGFEVLNPELVICHLDSKSTMQIDITINKGRGYVPADENREYCTDVNVIPIDSIYTPIRNVKYAVENFRVEQKTDYEKLVLEISTDGSIHPKEALKEAAKILIYHFMLFSDEKITLESNDTDSNEEFDEEVLHMRQLLKTKLVDMDLSVRALNCLKAADVETLGDLVQFNKTDLLKFRNFGKKSLTELDDLLESLNLSFGTDISKYKLDKE, encoded by the coding sequence ATGGCGATATTAGCATTTCAAAAACCTGATAAAGTATTAATGTTGGAGGCGGACTCTAGATTCGGCAAATTCGAATTTCGTCCGTTGGAACCGGGTTTTGGTATTACTGTAGGTAATGCATTACGCCGTATCCTTCTTTCTTCATTAGAGGGTTTTGCTATCACTACTATCAGAATCGATGGTGTGGAGCATGAATTTTCTAGTGTACCTGGAGTAAAAGAGGATGTTACCAACATTATCTTGAATCTGAAACAAGTGAGATTCAAGCAAGTAGTTGAAGAGTTCGAGAGCGAAAAAGTGAGCATCACTGTCGAGAATTCCAGTGAATTTAAAGCAGGTGACATAGGTAAGTATTTGACTGGATTTGAAGTGTTAAATCCGGAATTAGTTATTTGTCATTTAGATTCTAAGTCAACTATGCAGATTGATATTACTATTAACAAGGGTCGTGGTTATGTACCTGCCGATGAAAATCGCGAGTATTGCACGGATGTTAATGTAATTCCAATCGACTCTATTTATACACCGATACGTAATGTCAAGTATGCTGTAGAAAACTTCCGTGTAGAACAGAAGACTGACTACGAGAAGCTGGTGCTTGAGATTAGTACCGACGGTTCTATACATCCGAAAGAAGCGCTGAAAGAAGCTGCAAAAATTTTGATTTATCACTTCATGTTGTTCTCTGACGAGAAGATCACGCTTGAAAGTAATGATACTGACAGCAATGAAGAGTTTGATGAAGAAGTATTGCACATGCGTCAGCTGTTGAAAACTAAACTCGTTGATATGGACTTGTCAGTTCGTGCCCTCAATTGTTTGAAGGCTGCTGACGTAGAAACTCTCGGCGACTTGGTACAGTTCAACAAAACTGACCTGTTGAAATTCAGAAACTTCGGAAAGAAATCGCTTACCGAGCTTGATGATTTGCTGGAAAGTCTGAATCTGTCGTTTGGAACCGACATTTCTAAATATAAATTAGATAAAGAATAA
- the rpsD gene encoding 30S ribosomal protein S4: protein MARYTGPKSRIARKFGEGIFGADKVLSKKNYPPGQHGNSRKRKTSEYGVQLREKQKAKYTYGVLEKQFRNLFEKAATAKGITGEVLLQLLEGRLDNVVFRLGIAPTRAAARQLVSHKHITVDGEVVNIPSFAVKPGQLIGVRERSKSLEVIANSLAGFNHSKYAWLEWDEASKVGKMLHIPERADIPENIKEHLIVELYSK from the coding sequence ATGGCTAGATATACTGGACCAAAATCAAGAATCGCCCGTAAATTCGGTGAAGGAATCTTTGGAGCTGATAAAGTTTTGTCAAAGAAGAACTATCCTCCCGGACAACATGGTAATTCAAGAAAAAGAAAAACTTCTGAATACGGTGTGCAACTTCGTGAAAAGCAGAAAGCTAAATACACCTATGGAGTTTTAGAAAAACAATTCCGCAATTTGTTTGAAAAAGCAGCTACTGCTAAAGGTATTACTGGTGAGGTACTCCTTCAATTGCTGGAAGGTCGTCTTGACAACGTAGTATTCCGTTTGGGTATTGCTCCTACACGTGCTGCTGCTCGTCAGTTGGTTAGTCACAAGCACATCACTGTAGATGGTGAAGTAGTAAACATTCCTTCATTTGCAGTAAAACCAGGACAACTGATTGGTGTTCGTGAAAGATCTAAGTCTTTGGAAGTAATTGCTAATTCTCTTGCAGGTTTCAACCACAGCAAGTATGCTTGGTTGGAATGGGACGAGGCTTCAAAGGTTGGTAAAATGTTGCACATACCTGAAAGAGCAGACATTCCTGAGAACATTAAAGAACATTTGATCGTTGAATTGTATTCTAAATAA
- the rpsK gene encoding 30S ribosomal protein S11 — MAKKTVAAKKRNVKVDANGQLHVHSSFNNIIVSLANSEGQIISWSSAGKMGFRGSKKNTPYAAQMAAQDCAKIAFDLGLRKVKAYVKGPGNGRESAIRTIHGAGIEVTEIIDVTPLPHNGCRPPKRRRV, encoded by the coding sequence ATGGCAAAAAAAACAGTTGCAGCTAAAAAGAGAAATGTGAAAGTAGACGCTAATGGACAGTTGCATGTTCATTCATCTTTCAACAATATTATTGTTTCTCTTGCAAATAGTGAAGGGCAGATTATCTCTTGGTCATCTGCTGGTAAAATGGGATTTAGAGGTTCTAAGAAGAATACTCCTTATGCAGCTCAGATGGCTGCCCAGGATTGTGCAAAGATTGCATTTGATCTTGGCCTGAGAAAGGTAAAAGCATATGTGAAGGGTCCAGGTAACGGACGTGAGTCTGCTATTAGAACTATCCACGGTGCTGGTATCGAAGTTACTGAAATCATTGATGTGACTCCGCTTCCACATAATGGTTGTCGTCCTCCGAAAAGACGTAGAGTTTAA
- the rpsM gene encoding 30S ribosomal protein S13 has translation MAIRIVGVDLPQNKRGEIALTYVYGIGRSSSAKILDKAGVDKDLKVKDWTDDQAAKIREIIGAEYKVEGDLRSEIQLNIKRLMDIGCYRGVRHRIGLPVRGQSTKNNARTRKGRKKTVANKKKATK, from the coding sequence ATGGCTATAAGAATAGTTGGTGTAGATTTACCTCAGAACAAAAGAGGTGAAATTGCGTTGACCTATGTATATGGAATAGGTCGCAGTAGTTCAGCAAAAATTTTAGATAAAGCTGGTGTAGATAAAGATCTGAAGGTTAAAGACTGGACAGATGATCAAGCTGCTAAGATTCGTGAGATTATCGGTGCAGAGTATAAAGTAGAAGGTGATCTTCGTTCTGAAATCCAATTGAACATTAAGCGATTAATGGATATTGGTTGCTATCGTGGTGTACGTCACCGTATTGGTCTGCCTGTTAGAGGTCAGAGCACAAAGAACAATGCACGTACTCGTAAGGGTAGAAAGAAAACCGTTGCTAATAAGAAAAAAGCTACTAAATAA
- the ykgO gene encoding type B 50S ribosomal protein L36 — MKVRASLKKRTPECKIVRRNGRLYVINKKNPKYKQRQG; from the coding sequence ATGAAAGTAAGAGCATCATTAAAGAAACGCACGCCAGAATGTAAGATCGTTAGACGTAATGGCCGTTTGTATGTTATTAACAAGAAAAATCCTAAGTATAAACAACGTCAAGGATAA
- the infA gene encoding translation initiation factor IF-1, giving the protein MAKQSAIEQDGVIVEALSNAMFRVELENGHEITAHISGKMRMHYIKILPGDKVRVEMSPYDLSKGRIVFRYK; this is encoded by the coding sequence ATGGCAAAGCAATCTGCAATAGAACAAGATGGAGTTATAGTTGAAGCATTGTCAAATGCAATGTTTCGTGTTGAATTAGAAAACGGACATGAGATTACTGCACATATTTCAGGCAAGATGAGGATGCATTACATCAAGATCCTGCCGGGAGATAAAGTGAGAGTCGAAATGTCTCCTTACGACTTATCGAAAGGAAGAATTGTGTTTAGATATAAATAA
- the map gene encoding type I methionyl aminopeptidase, whose product MIFLKTEDEIELLRQSNLLVGKTLAEVAKLVKPGVTTRELDKVAEEFIRDHGATPTFKGFPNQYGEPFPASLCTSVNEQVVHGIPGDIVLKDGDIVSVDCGTYMNGFCGDSAYTFCVGEVDEEIRNLLKVTKEALYIGIQNAVQGKRIGDIGYAIQQYCESHSYGVVREFVGHGIGKEMHEDPQVPNYGKRGYGPLMKRGLCIAIEPMITLGDRQVIMERDGWTVRTRDRKCAAHFEHTVAVGAGEADILSSFKFIEEVLGDKAI is encoded by the coding sequence ATGATATTTCTTAAAACAGAAGATGAAATAGAATTGCTCCGTCAGAGTAACCTGCTTGTTGGTAAAACTCTTGCAGAGGTTGCCAAATTGGTGAAGCCTGGTGTAACTACACGTGAGTTGGATAAAGTTGCTGAAGAGTTCATTAGAGATCATGGGGCAACTCCAACTTTCAAAGGATTTCCGAATCAATATGGAGAACCGTTTCCTGCATCTCTCTGTACTTCTGTTAATGAACAGGTGGTACATGGAATCCCAGGGGATATCGTACTGAAAGATGGCGATATCGTATCAGTGGATTGCGGAACTTACATGAATGGTTTCTGTGGTGATTCTGCTTATACTTTTTGTGTAGGAGAGGTAGACGAAGAGATTCGTAATTTGTTGAAGGTAACTAAAGAAGCGTTATATATCGGTATTCAGAACGCAGTGCAAGGCAAAAGAATCGGAGATATCGGATATGCTATCCAGCAATATTGTGAGTCTCATTCTTATGGTGTGGTGCGTGAGTTTGTTGGTCATGGCATCGGTAAAGAGATGCACGAAGATCCTCAAGTTCCTAATTATGGTAAAAGAGGATATGGACCATTGATGAAAAGAGGCCTTTGCATAGCGATAGAGCCAATGATAACATTGGGAGACCGGCAAGTAATTATGGAACGTGACGGATGGACTGTGAGGACCAGAGATCGTAAATGTGCTGCACACTTTGAACATACGGTAGCTGTTGGGGCTGGTGAAGCTGATATTTTGTCTTCATTCAAATTCATAGAAGAAGTTTTAGGAGATAAAGCAATATAA
- the secY gene encoding preprotein translocase subunit SecY, translated as MRKAIETLKNIWKIEDLRQRILITILFVAIYRFGSYVVLPGINPAMLAKLHEQTSEGLLALLNMFSGGAFSNASIFALGIMPYISASIVIQLLGIAVPYFQKLQREGESGRRKMNQYTRYLTIAILLVQAPSYLLNLKMQAGPSLNASLDWTLFMVTSTIILAAGSMFILWLGERITDKGIGNGISFIILIGIIARFPDALLQEVVSRVANKSGGLIMFIIEIVFLLLVIGAAILLVQGTRKIPVQYAKRIVGNKQYGGARQYIPLKVNAAGVMPIIFAQAIMFIPITFIGFSNVNDAGGFLHAFTDHTSFWYNFVFAVMIILFTYFYTAITINPTQMAEDMKRNNGFIPGIKPGKKTAEYIDDIMSRITLPGSFFLALVAIMPAFAGVFGVQAGFAQFFGGTSLLILVGVVLDTLQQVESHLLMRHYDGLLKSGRIKGRAGVAAY; from the coding sequence ATGAGAAAAGCTATTGAAACATTAAAGAATATATGGAAGATTGAGGATCTGAGACAACGGATCCTCATCACCATATTGTTTGTGGCAATTTACCGTTTCGGATCGTATGTTGTATTACCGGGTATCAATCCGGCAATGCTGGCAAAATTGCACGAACAAACAAGTGAAGGCCTTTTAGCCTTGTTAAATATGTTCTCTGGAGGAGCATTCTCTAATGCCTCTATTTTTGCATTAGGAATTATGCCTTATATCTCTGCATCTATCGTAATTCAGTTATTGGGAATCGCTGTGCCGTATTTCCAGAAGTTGCAACGCGAAGGTGAGAGCGGCAGAAGAAAAATGAATCAATATACTCGTTACTTGACGATTGCTATATTGTTAGTTCAGGCCCCTTCTTATTTGCTCAATCTTAAAATGCAGGCTGGTCCTTCCTTAAATGCTTCATTAGATTGGACTCTGTTTATGGTTACCTCTACCATTATTTTGGCAGCAGGTAGTATGTTTATTTTGTGGCTTGGTGAAAGAATTACTGATAAAGGTATTGGTAACGGTATTTCATTTATTATCTTGATTGGTATTATTGCTCGTTTCCCTGATGCTTTATTACAAGAAGTTGTATCTAGAGTAGCAAATAAGAGTGGTGGTCTGATTATGTTTATAATTGAAATCGTATTCTTATTGTTAGTGATTGGCGCTGCTATTCTTTTGGTGCAAGGTACAAGAAAGATTCCTGTGCAGTATGCAAAAAGAATTGTTGGTAACAAGCAATATGGTGGTGCTAGACAGTATATCCCTTTGAAGGTGAATGCTGCCGGTGTTATGCCTATCATCTTTGCCCAGGCAATCATGTTTATTCCAATTACATTTATCGGCTTTTCAAATGTAAATGATGCAGGCGGTTTCTTGCATGCGTTTACAGATCATACAAGTTTCTGGTATAATTTTGTCTTTGCGGTAATGATTATATTATTTACATATTTCTATACTGCAATTACAATTAATCCGACTCAGATGGCTGAGGATATGAAGAGAAATAATGGTTTCATCCCTGGTATTAAACCGGGAAAGAAAACAGCAGAGTATATTGACGATATAATGTCTCGTATTACTTTGCCGGGTTCTTTCTTCTTGGCTTTAGTTGCTATTATGCCTGCTTTTGCCGGTGTATTCGGAGTGCAAGCAGGATTCGCTCAATTCTTCGGCGGTACATCTTTGTTAATTCTTGTAGGTGTTGTTCTTGATACCTTGCAACAGGTTGAAAGTCATTTGTTGATGAGACATTATGACGGTTTGTTGAAATCAGGTCGTATTAAAGGACGCGCTGGTGTAGCGGCATATTAA
- the rplO gene encoding 50S ribosomal protein L15, translating to MNLSNLKPAEGSTKTRKRIGRGAGSGLGGTSTRGHKGAKSRSGYSKKIGFEGGQMPLQRRVPKFGFKNINRVEYKAINLDTIQKLAEAKNLAKVGVNDFIEAGFISSNQLVKVLGNGTLTNKLEVEAHAFSKTATAAIEAAGGTVVKL from the coding sequence ATGAACTTAAGTAATTTAAAACCTGCTGAGGGATCTACTAAGACAAGAAAAAGAATTGGACGTGGTGCTGGTTCTGGCTTAGGTGGTACTTCTACAAGAGGTCATAAAGGAGCTAAATCAAGATCTGGATACTCTAAGAAAATCGGTTTTGAAGGTGGTCAGATGCCTCTTCAACGTCGAGTACCTAAATTTGGTTTCAAGAATATCAATCGTGTTGAATATAAAGCTATCAACTTGGATACTATCCAGAAGCTTGCTGAAGCTAAAAACTTGGCAAAAGTTGGTGTAAACGACTTTATTGAAGCAGGATTTATTTCTTCAAATCAGTTAGTAAAAGTATTGGGTAACGGAACTCTGACTAACAAGCTGGAAGTAGAAGCTCATGCATTCTCTAAGACTGCAACTGCTGCTATCGAGGCTGCTGGTGGAACTGTAGTAAAACTCTGA
- the rpmD gene encoding 50S ribosomal protein L30 translates to MSTIKIKQVKSRIGAPADQKRTLDALGLRKLNRVVEHESTPSILGMVDKVKHLVAIVK, encoded by the coding sequence ATGTCAACTATAAAGATTAAACAAGTTAAAAGTAGAATTGGTGCTCCAGCTGATCAGAAAAGAACTCTTGACGCACTGGGACTTCGTAAACTGAACCGTGTGGTTGAACACGAAAGCACTCCTTCAATTCTTGGAATGGTAGATAAAGTAAAACACTTGGTTGCCATTGTTAAGTAA
- the rpsE gene encoding 30S ribosomal protein S5 — protein sequence MAGVNNRVKITNDIELKDRLVAINRVTKVTKGGRTFSFSAIVVVGNEEGIIGWGLGKAGEVTAAIAKGVESAKKNLVRVPILKGTVPHEQSARFGGAEVFIKPASHGTGVVAGGAMRAVLESVGVTDVLAKSKGSSNPHNLVKATIEALSEMRDARMVAQNRGISVEKVFRG from the coding sequence ATGGCAGGAGTTAATAATAGAGTTAAGATTACTAACGATATAGAACTGAAAGATAGATTGGTTGCTATTAATCGTGTTACTAAAGTTACCAAAGGTGGTAGAACTTTTAGTTTCTCTGCAATCGTTGTTGTAGGTAACGAAGAAGGTATCATTGGTTGGGGACTTGGTAAAGCAGGTGAAGTAACAGCTGCTATCGCAAAAGGTGTTGAGTCAGCTAAAAAGAACTTGGTGAGAGTACCTATTTTAAAAGGTACTGTTCCCCATGAACAATCAGCTAGATTTGGTGGTGCTGAAGTATTCATCAAACCTGCATCTCACGGAACTGGTGTTGTAGCTGGTGGTGCTATGCGTGCTGTATTGGAAAGTGTTGGTGTTACTGACGTTTTGGCTAAATCTAAAGGTTCTTCGAATCCGCACAACCTTGTTAAAGCTACAATCGAAGCTTTGAGTGAAATGCGTGATGCAAGAATGGTTGCTCAGAACAGAGGTATTAGTGTTGAAAAAGTATTTAGAGGATAA
- the rplR gene encoding 50S ribosomal protein L18: MTTKIERRVKIKYRVRNKISGTTERPRMSVFRSNKQIYVQIIDDLSGKTLAAASSLGLTEKVTKKEQAAKVGEMIAKKAQEAGITTVVFDRNGYLYHGRVKEVADAARNGGLKF; the protein is encoded by the coding sequence ATGACAACAAAAATAGAAAGACGAGTTAAAATCAAATATAGAGTACGCAACAAGATTTCAGGTACTACTGAACGTCCGCGTATGAGTGTATTTAGAAGTAACAAGCAAATTTATGTCCAGATTATCGATGATCTTTCTGGTAAGACACTGGCTGCTGCTTCTTCTTTAGGTTTGACTGAGAAAGTTACTAAAAAGGAACAAGCTGCTAAAGTTGGTGAAATGATTGCTAAAAAGGCTCAGGAAGCAGGTATAACTACTGTTGTTTTCGACCGTAATGGTTACTTGTATCATGGGAGAGTAAAAGAAGTAGCTGATGCTGCTCGTAACGGTGGACTTAAATTTTAA
- the rplF gene encoding 50S ribosomal protein L6 produces the protein MSRIGKLPISIPAGVTITLKDNVVTVKGPKGEMSQYVNPAINVTIEDGHVTLTENDKEMLDNPKQKHAFHGLYRSLVHNMVVGVSEGYKKELELVGVGYRASNQGNIIELALGYTHNIFIQLPAEVKVETKSERNKNPLIILESCDKQLLGQVCSKIRSFRKPEPYKGKGIKFVGEVIRRKSGKSAGAK, from the coding sequence ATGTCAAGAATAGGAAAATTACCCATTAGTATCCCTGCTGGAGTGACAATCACTCTGAAGGATAATGTGGTTACCGTAAAGGGACCCAAAGGCGAAATGAGCCAATATGTGAATCCTGCTATCAATGTTACTATTGAAGACGGACACGTAACTTTAACAGAAAACGATAAAGAAATGCTTGATAACCCGAAGCAGAAACATGCTTTCCATGGTTTGTATCGTTCATTGGTTCACAATATGGTTGTGGGCGTATCTGAAGGTTACAAGAAAGAACTGGAACTTGTAGGTGTAGGTTATCGTGCTTCAAACCAAGGTAACATCATTGAGCTGGCTTTAGGTTATACACACAATATTTTCATTCAATTACCTGCTGAGGTAAAAGTTGAAACGAAGTCTGAAAGAAATAAGAATCCTCTTATTATATTGGAATCGTGTGACAAACAATTGCTTGGTCAAGTTTGCTCTAAAATACGTTCTTTCCGTAAGCCTGAACCATACAAGGGTAAAGGTATTAAGTTTGTTGGCGAAGTAATTCGTAGAAAGTCTGGTAAATCAGCCGGCGCTAAGTAA
- the rpsH gene encoding 30S ribosomal protein S8 — protein MTDPIADYLTRLRNAIGAKHRVVEVPASNLKKEITKILFEKGYILNYKFVEDGPQGTIKVALKYDSVNKVNAIKKLERISSPGMRKYTGYKDMPRVINGLGIAIISTSKGVMTNKEAAELKIGGEVLCYVY, from the coding sequence ATGACTGATCCAATAGCAGATTATTTAACGAGGTTGCGGAACGCGATTGGTGCAAAGCACAGAGTTGTTGAAGTTCCCGCTTCGAATTTGAAAAAAGAAATCACTAAGATTCTTTTTGAAAAAGGCTACATCCTTAATTATAAGTTTGTAGAAGATGGTCCTCAAGGAACTATTAAGGTTGCCTTGAAGTATGATTCTGTTAACAAAGTTAACGCAATCAAAAAGTTAGAAAGAATATCTTCTCCGGGTATGCGTAAGTATACTGGTTACAAAGATATGCCGCGTGTTATTAATGGGCTGGGTATTGCTATAATATCTACTTCCAAAGGTGTAATGACTAACAAAGAGGCTGCAGAACTGAAAATCGGTGGTGAAGTCTTGTGTTATGTATATTAA
- the rpsN gene encoding 30S ribosomal protein S14 produces MAKESMKAREVKRAKLVAKYAEKRAALKQIVRTGDPADAFEAAQKLQELPKNSNPIRMHNRCKLTGRPKGYIRQFGISRIQFREMASNGLIPGVKKASW; encoded by the coding sequence ATGGCAAAGGAATCAATGAAAGCACGTGAAGTAAAGCGTGCTAAATTAGTAGCCAAATACGCCGAGAAAAGAGCTGCTTTGAAGCAAATCGTAAGAACAGGTGATCCTGCTGATGCTTTCGAAGCTGCACAGAAGTTGCAAGAGTTGCCTAAGAATTCTAATCCGATTCGTATGCACAACCGTTGCAAACTGACTGGTCGTCCTAAAGGTTATATTCGTCAATTCGGAATTTCGAGAATTCAATTCCGTGAGATGGCATCTAATGGACTGATCCCAGGCGTAAAAAAAGCAAGCTGGTAA
- the rplE gene encoding 50S ribosomal protein L5, with amino-acid sequence MSNTASLKKEYAERIAPALKSQFQYSSTMQIPVLKKIVINQGLGMAVADKKIIEVAINEMTAITGQKAVATISRKDIANFKLRKKMPIGVMVTLRRERMYEFLEKLVRVALPRIRDFKGIESKFDGKGNYTLGIQEQIIFPEINIDSITRILGMNITFVTSAETDEEGYALLKEFGLPFKNAKKD; translated from the coding sequence ATGAGTAATACTGCTAGTCTTAAGAAAGAATATGCAGAGCGTATAGCGCCTGCATTGAAATCACAGTTCCAGTATTCTTCTACAATGCAGATACCCGTACTTAAGAAGATTGTAATCAATCAGGGATTAGGTATGGCTGTTGCTGATAAGAAGATTATCGAAGTAGCAATCAATGAAATGACAGCTATTACAGGTCAAAAAGCTGTAGCTACCATTTCTCGTAAAGATATCGCAAACTTTAAGTTACGTAAAAAGATGCCGATTGGTGTTATGGTAACTTTACGTCGTGAAAGAATGTACGAATTCCTTGAAAAATTGGTTCGTGTAGCTCTTCCTCGTATTCGTGACTTCAAAGGTATCGAAAGTAAGTTTGATGGTAAAGGTAATTATACCCTTGGTATTCAGGAACAAATCATTTTCCCTGAAATAAATATCGATAGTATTACAAGAATTCTCGGAATGAATATTACCTTTGTAACCTCTGCTGAAACAGATGAAGAAGGTTATGCTTTGCTGAAGGAATTCGGTTTACCTTTTAAAAACGCTAAAAAAGACTAA
- the rplX gene encoding 50S ribosomal protein L24, producing MSKLHIKKGDTVYVNAGEDKGKTGRVLKVLVKEGRAFVEGINMVSKSTKPNAKNPQGGIVKQEASIHISNLNPVDPKTGKATRIGRKKSSEGTLVRYSKKSGEEIK from the coding sequence ATGAGTAAATTACATATTAAAAAAGGCGACACAGTTTACGTAAATGCTGGTGAAGATAAGGGCAAAACTGGTCGTGTATTGAAGGTTCTTGTTAAAGAAGGACGTGCATTTGTTGAAGGTATCAATATGGTATCTAAAAGCACAAAGCCGAATGCAAAGAATCCGCAGGGTGGTATTGTGAAGCAAGAGGCTTCTATCCACATTTCAAACTTGAACCCGGTTGATCCAAAAACTGGTAAAGCAACGCGTATTGGGAGAAAAAAGAGTTCAGAAGGAACTTTAGTGCGTTATTCTAAAAAATCAGGAGAGGAGATTAAGTAA
- the rplN gene encoding 50S ribosomal protein L14, translating into MIQVESRLTVCDNSGAKEALCIRVLGGTGRRYASVGDVIVVSVKSVIPSSDVKKGAVSKALIVRTKKEIRRPDGSYIRFDDNACVLLNNAGEIRGSRIFGPVARELRATNMKVVSLAPEVL; encoded by the coding sequence ATGATACAAGTAGAATCCAGACTTACAGTATGTGATAACAGTGGAGCGAAAGAGGCGTTGTGTATCCGCGTTTTAGGTGGTACAGGTCGTCGTTATGCTTCAGTGGGGGATGTCATTGTTGTTTCAGTGAAGAGCGTTATCCCTTCTAGTGATGTTAAAAAAGGTGCAGTATCAAAGGCTTTGATTGTACGTACAAAGAAAGAAATCCGTCGTCCTGATGGTTCTTATATACGTTTTGATGATAATGCTTGCGTGTTGTTGAATAATGCAGGTGAAATTAGAGGTAGTCGTATTTTCGGTCCTGTAGCAAGAGAGCTTCGTGCTACAAACATGAAGGTTGTGTCACTTGCGCCTGAGGTACTTTAA
- the rpsQ gene encoding 30S ribosomal protein S17: protein MISLMEARNLRKERTGVVLSNKMDKTITVAAKFKEKHPIYGKFVSKTKKYHAHDEKNECNIGDTVSIMETRPLSKTKRWRLVEIIERAK, encoded by the coding sequence ATGATCAGCTTGATGGAAGCAAGAAATTTAAGAAAAGAAAGAACAGGGGTTGTGTTGAGCAATAAGATGGATAAGACCATCACTGTTGCTGCCAAATTTAAGGAAAAACACCCTATATATGGTAAGTTCGTTAGCAAAACGAAGAAGTACCATGCTCACGATGAAAAGAATGAATGCAATATCGGTGATACTGTAAGCATCATGGAAACTCGTCCTTTGAGCAAGACTAAAAGATGGAGATTAGTAGAAATAATTGAAAGAGCTAAGTAA
- the rpmC gene encoding 50S ribosomal protein L29, with protein sequence MKIAEIKEMTTSDLVERVEAETANYNQMVINHSISPLENPAQIKQLRRTIARMKTELRERELNNK encoded by the coding sequence ATGAAAATTGCAGAAATTAAAGAAATGACTACTAGTGACTTAGTAGAAAGAGTAGAGGCGGAAACAGCTAATTATAACCAAATGGTTATCAATCATTCTATTTCTCCTTTGGAAAATCCTGCTCAAATCAAACAATTACGCAGGACTATTGCGCGTATGAAAACAGAATTGCGCGAAAGAGAACTTAACAATAAATGA